A stretch of DNA from Pseudomonas sp. HN11:
CTGCACGCTGCTGGCTATCTATGCCTGGGCGCAGAACGGCCCCTGGCTTGGCTGGATGATCTCCTGCGCGATACTGTTGATTCTGGCCGATTACCTGCCCCGCACCCTCGCCATCCGCCATCCGCAGGCCGTGCTGGGCTTTGGCAATACACTGCTGGGCGTGCCGCTGAAAATCCTCTACCCGCTGGCCTGGCTGCTCAATGGCATCAGCCTGTTGCTGCTGCGCCCGTTCGCCCGTAAATCCGGCGTGGTGAAAAAGAGCGACGAACCGCTGCCCGACCATGACGATGAGCCGGAACCCGAGTCCGACGAAGGCCGCACCCCAGGCATGCCGGGCATCCATGCCCTGGACAACATCACCGTCAACGACATCCTGGTGCCGCGCAGCGAAGTGGACGGCATCAACCTGGATGACTCGATCGAAGAGATCATCGAACAGCTGCGCACCTCCCAGCGTACGCGCCTGCCGGTGTTCCACAGCGACATCAACCAGGTCCAGGCGGTGCTCAACACCCGGCAGATCCAGCACTTGCTGCCCGACGCCAGCCTGACCAAGGAAGCGTTGCTCGCCGCCTGCCACGAACCCTACTTCGTTCCGGAAAGCACTCCCCTGCAACTGCAGTTGCTGAACTTTCACAAGCAACAGCGGCGCCTGGGGATGGTGGTGGATGAGTACGGCGACGTGCTGGGTATCGTGACCCTGGAAGACATTCTCGAAGAAATCGTCGGCGAATTCGAAAGCGAGCAGAGTGCCGACAACCCACATATCGAACCCCAGCCGGACGGTCGCTACATCATCGATGGCGCCGCCTCGATCCGCGAGCTGAACAAAAGCCTCAACTGGCACTTGCCCAGCGATGGACCCAAGACCCTCAACGGTCTGGTCACCGAAGCGCTGGAGACCATCCCGGATTGCGCGGTATGCCTGAAAATCGGCCGCTATCGCCTGGAAATCCTCGAGACCGAGGACAATCGCGTGAGCAAGGTGCTGATCTGGCATACCAGCAGGATGCCGGTGGCCGTTTAACCCCCTTGTTGGATCCGCAAACCCCTTCCTATAATCGGGGCGGCTTACCAGAGCCGCGCCCGACCGCGTGCTACCCGCACCCAGCGTGTCCAGGCACCGCTTTATCGTGTCTGACCGGTGTTCGCTCCCATCCCGAGCCTTCCCGCGCACAACCCTGATCCATGGGTGTTCGACCAATAATAATCCGCGTCCAAACGCGCAATGACCATCAGGGACACCACCATGAGCACCACCTACAACGAGGCCGCGCCCGCCGCCCCGACCAACTCGACCGCACGGGTCGCCACGGCAAGCATTGTCGGCACCGCCATCGAGTTCTACGACTTCTATATCTACGCCACGGCCGCTGCGCTGGTGATCGGTCCGGTGTTCTTCCCGCAGACCTCCGGTACCGCGCAGATGCTGGCCTCGTTCCTGACCTTCGGGATCGCCTTCATCGCCCGCCCGCTGGGCTCGGCACTGTTCGGCCACTTTGGCGACCGCATCGGGCGCAAATCCACACTGGTGGCTTCGCTGCTACTGATGGGCGTGTGTACCACGCTGATTGGCTTGCTGCCCGGCTATGACAGCATCGGGGCCTGGGCGCCGATCCTGTTGTGTGTGCTGCGCTTCGGCCAGGGTCTGGGCCTTGGCGGTGAATGGGGCGGCGCGGCGCTGCTGGCGACCGAGAATGCGCCCAAGAGTAAACGCGCCTGGTTCGGCATGTTCCCTCAGTTGGGTCCTTCGATCGGCTTCCTGGCAGCCAACGGCTTGTTCCTGATCCTGGCCATGAGCCTGAGCGACGAACAATTCCGCAGCTGGGGCTGGCGTATTCCGTTCATCCTCAGCGCCGCACTGGTGATGGTCGGCCTGTATGCGCGCCTGAAGCTGCACGAGACGCCGGTGTTCGCCAACGCCGTCGCCAAGGAAGCCCCGGTCAAGGTGCCGCTGGTGGAATTGTTCAGCCAGCATTGGCTGCCGGTATTGCTGGGCGCTGCGTCGATGGTGGTGTGTTATGCGCTGTTCTACATCACCACCGCGTTTTCCCTGAGTTATGGCGTTTCAACCCTGGGCTACAGCCGCGAGACCTTCCTCGGTCTGCTGTGCTTTGCGGTGCTGTTCATGGGACTTGCGACGCCATTGGCAGCGCTGGCCAGTGATCGTTACGGACGCAAGCCGGTGCTGATTGTCGGCGCGATCCTGGCGATCCTGTCGGGCTTCACCATGGAGCCGCTGCTGACCCACGGTTCGACCTGGGCCGTGGCGCTATTCCTGGCGCTGGAGCTGTTCCTGATGGGCGTTACGTTCGCACCGATGGGCGCGCTGTTGCCGGAACTGTTCCCAACCCGCGTACGTTATACCGGCGCTTCGGCGGCGTATAACCTGGGCGGCATTGTGGGCGCGTCGGCCGCACCGTTTTTCGCGACCAAGCTGGTGGCGATGGGTGGGTTGAGTTATGTCGGCGGGTATGTGTCGGCGGCAGCATTGCTCAGCTTGATTGCTGTGCTGTGCCTGAAAGAGACGCGGGATAACGATTTGAACAAGGTCGCCTGATAGACCGCCTTCGCGAGCAAGCCCGCTCCCACAGTTGACCGCATTTATCCAATAGGAGCGCGGTCGAATGTGGGAGCGGGCTTGCTGGCGAAAGGCACGCCTCGATTACAGCTCGACTACAACGGCTTTGGAAGCACGAGTAGCCTTCGCCCGGGCCGCTTCAATCGACTCATCCCGCGCCAGCGCCACGCCCATGCGGCGCTGGCCATTCACTTCCGGCTTGCCAAACAGACGCAACGCCGTATCCGGCTCGCTCAACGCGGCGCCCAGGTTGGCGAACGCGGTCTGGGTCGACTGGCCTTCCACCAGAATCACCGCCGAAGCCGAAGGCCCGAACTGACGGATCAACGGGATCGGCAGGCCCAGAATGGCGCGAGCGTGCAAGGCGAACTGCGACAGGTCCTGGGAAATCAAGGTCACCAAACCGGTGTCATGGGGACGCGGCGAGACTTCGCTGAACCACACCTGATCCCCCTTGATGAACAACTCCACGCCAAACAGGCCACGGCCACCCAGGGCCTCGGTCACCGCCTTGGCAACGCGCTCGGATTCGGCCAGGGCAATCGGGCTCATGGCCTGCGGCTGCCAGGATTCCTGGTAGTCGCCCTTCTCCTGACGGTGACCGACCGGTGCGCAGAAAGTGGTGCCGCCGATGTGACGCACGGTCAGCAGAGTGATTTCGTAGTCGAAGTCGATAAAGCCTTCGATGATCACGCGGCCTTTACCGGCACGGCCACCTTCCTGGGCGTAGTCCCAGGCCTTCTGCACGTCATCGACACTGCGCAGCAGGCTCTGGCCCTTGCCCGACGAACTCATCACCGGCTTGACCACGCATGGGAAACCCAGGTCTTGCACGGCCTTGCGGTAGTCCTCGAAGGTATCGGCGAAGTGGTACGGCGAGGTCGGCAGGTCCAGCTCTTCGGCAGCCAGGCGGCGGATGCCTTCGCGGTTCATGGTCAGCGAGGTGGCGCGCGCGGTCGGGATCACGGTGAAGCCTTCGGCTTCCAGTTCCACCAGGGTGGCGGTGGCGATGGCTTCGATTTCAGGCACGATGAAGTGCGGTTTCTCGGCCTCGATCACCGCACGCAGGGCAGCGCCGTCGAGCATGTTGATCACGTGACTACGGTGCGCCACCTGCATGGCCGGCGCGTTGGCATAGCGATCCACGGCAATCACTTCAACGCCCAGGCGTTGCAGTTCGATTACCACTTCCTTGCCCAGTTCACCGCAGCCACACAGCAAAACGCGGGTCGCGGTTGGCGACAATGGAGTTCCGATTCGGGTCATCTCAGGTCCTCAGGGGAGCGGATCATTGGGAGAAAGGCCGGCATTTTACATGAACTGCACGAATTGGCCTCAGTTGGCGACGGCCCGCTTGCGGATGCGCCAGGCCATGATCAGCCACACCACCGTGACCCCGGCGAATTTCGACACCAGCGCGGTGCCCGCCACGGCCGGGGTGAGCGCGCCGATCAGGCCGAAGAAGATAAAGGTGTCGAGGGGAATGCTCAGCGCCGAACTTATCCACAGGCGATCGTGCAGAGGGCGCTTGGTGATGCTGAACACCAGCCAGTCAATGCACTCCGACACCGCGAACGCCGTGGCACTTGCCAGGGCGATGGCCGGGTCGGACGTGACATACGACAGTACCAGCGCGGCCAGCATGGCAATGATTGCACCGTGGCCGAAGCGGGTTTGCACCATGTCGCGCAGGATGAAGACCAGGCCACCCCAGGCGGACCAGATGACATCCAGGTGCGGGGCGGTGGAGAAGGCGAAGTTGATCAGCACGACGCTGCTGATGTAGGCGATCAGGAAGAGCATGGGAAAGTGGGCCTGTGAACAAGGGGCACAGGGTACTTCACATTGGGAAATATGTCGTCTGGGAGGGCCCCTTCGCGAGCAAGCCCGCTCCCACATTTGATCGCGTTTATCCTGTAAGAATGCGGTCGAATGTGGGAGCGGGATTGCTCGCGAAAGCAGTCTATCAGCCGCCGGATTCACCCGGAATCATCCACACCAACCCACTCGCCACTGCCCGCTCATGGCACAACCTCAACACCATCCGGCGCTCGGTGTTATCCATCCGGCTCCAGCGAGTAATCTCATCCACCGTACGCTGGCAGCCGGTGCAAATATCGTCATCGTCCAGCGCGCAAATGCTCACGCACGGCGAGGCAACAGGACGTTCAACCGGGTTCATTCTTCCTGCTCAACCAGATCACGCGCGTAACGCTGCGAGTTATGCACATAGTGCGCGGCGCTGGCTTCAAGCATGCGTTTCTGTGCGTCGGTCAACTCCCGCACCACCTTGCCCGGCGAACCCATCACCAGCGAGCCATCGGGGATTTCCTTGCCTTCACCGATCAGCGAATTGGCGCCGATGATGCAGTGCTTGCCGATCTTGGCGCCGTTGAGGATCACCGCATTGATGCCGATCAGGCTGTAATCATCCACCGTGCAACCATGCAACATGGCGTTATGGCCGATGGTCACGCCCGTGCCCAGGGTCAGCGGGTAACCCATGTCGGTGTGCATCACGCTGCCGTCCTGCACGTTGCTG
This window harbors:
- a CDS encoding transporter associated domain-containing protein produces the protein MDNLPLEPMLAVIALLVLWAALFTAIEAAQQHLLALRPGTRQGDKAAARLSFPRNSLILCNSLCRAAVVILCTLLAIYAWAQNGPWLGWMISCAILLILADYLPRTLAIRHPQAVLGFGNTLLGVPLKILYPLAWLLNGISLLLLRPFARKSGVVKKSDEPLPDHDDEPEPESDEGRTPGMPGIHALDNITVNDILVPRSEVDGINLDDSIEEIIEQLRTSQRTRLPVFHSDINQVQAVLNTRQIQHLLPDASLTKEALLAACHEPYFVPESTPLQLQLLNFHKQQRRLGMVVDEYGDVLGIVTLEDILEEIVGEFESEQSADNPHIEPQPDGRYIIDGAASIRELNKSLNWHLPSDGPKTLNGLVTEALETIPDCAVCLKIGRYRLEILETEDNRVSKVLIWHTSRMPVAV
- a CDS encoding MFS transporter, with the translated sequence MSTTYNEAAPAAPTNSTARVATASIVGTAIEFYDFYIYATAAALVIGPVFFPQTSGTAQMLASFLTFGIAFIARPLGSALFGHFGDRIGRKSTLVASLLLMGVCTTLIGLLPGYDSIGAWAPILLCVLRFGQGLGLGGEWGGAALLATENAPKSKRAWFGMFPQLGPSIGFLAANGLFLILAMSLSDEQFRSWGWRIPFILSAALVMVGLYARLKLHETPVFANAVAKEAPVKVPLVELFSQHWLPVLLGAASMVVCYALFYITTAFSLSYGVSTLGYSRETFLGLLCFAVLFMGLATPLAALASDRYGRKPVLIVGAILAILSGFTMEPLLTHGSTWAVALFLALELFLMGVTFAPMGALLPELFPTRVRYTGASAAYNLGGIVGASAAPFFATKLVAMGGLSYVGGYVSAAALLSLIAVLCLKETRDNDLNKVA
- the purT gene encoding formate-dependent phosphoribosylglycinamide formyltransferase, encoding MTRIGTPLSPTATRVLLCGCGELGKEVVIELQRLGVEVIAVDRYANAPAMQVAHRSHVINMLDGAALRAVIEAEKPHFIVPEIEAIATATLVELEAEGFTVIPTARATSLTMNREGIRRLAAEELDLPTSPYHFADTFEDYRKAVQDLGFPCVVKPVMSSSGKGQSLLRSVDDVQKAWDYAQEGGRAGKGRVIIEGFIDFDYEITLLTVRHIGGTTFCAPVGHRQEKGDYQESWQPQAMSPIALAESERVAKAVTEALGGRGLFGVELFIKGDQVWFSEVSPRPHDTGLVTLISQDLSQFALHARAILGLPIPLIRQFGPSASAVILVEGQSTQTAFANLGAALSEPDTALRLFGKPEVNGQRRMGVALARDESIEAARAKATRASKAVVVEL
- a CDS encoding VUT family protein, with amino-acid sequence MLFLIAYISSVVLINFAFSTAPHLDVIWSAWGGLVFILRDMVQTRFGHGAIIAMLAALVLSYVTSDPAIALASATAFAVSECIDWLVFSITKRPLHDRLWISSALSIPLDTFIFFGLIGALTPAVAGTALVSKFAGVTVVWLIMAWRIRKRAVAN
- a CDS encoding DUF1289 domain-containing protein encodes the protein MNPVERPVASPCVSICALDDDDICTGCQRTVDEITRWSRMDNTERRMVLRLCHERAVASGLVWMIPGESGG
- a CDS encoding gamma carbonic anhydrase family protein is translated as MKYRLGDARVETHPHSWVAPNATLVGKVKLEEGANVWFNAVLRGDNELILIGKNSNVQDGSVMHTDMGYPLTLGTGVTIGHNAMLHGCTVDDYSLIGINAVILNGAKIGKHCIIGANSLIGEGKEIPDGSLVMGSPGKVVRELTDAQKRMLEASAAHYVHNSQRYARDLVEQEE